The following proteins come from a genomic window of Pseudomonas sp. MAG733B:
- a CDS encoding cytochrome c oxidase assembly protein, producing the protein MADSISMKKLVTRLLLVVVAMFVFGFALVPIYDVMCKAFGINGKTAGQYEGEQTVDTSRQVRVQFLSTNSADMSWDFYPKHDELTANPGAVNEMIFIAHNPTDKPMSAQAVPSIAPSAAAAYFHKTECFCFTQQVLQPGQRIEMPVRFIVDRDMPKDVKHLTLSYTLFDITARHPPVAVNTGG; encoded by the coding sequence ATGGCTGATTCGATTTCGATGAAGAAGCTGGTCACTCGTCTGTTGCTGGTGGTGGTGGCGATGTTTGTGTTCGGGTTTGCGCTGGTGCCGATCTACGACGTGATGTGCAAGGCATTCGGCATCAACGGCAAGACCGCCGGGCAGTACGAGGGCGAGCAAACGGTCGATACGTCTCGGCAGGTGCGCGTGCAGTTTCTGTCGACCAATTCCGCTGACATGTCGTGGGATTTCTATCCCAAGCACGATGAGCTGACGGCCAATCCCGGGGCGGTGAACGAGATGATCTTCATTGCGCACAACCCCACCGATAAGCCGATGAGCGCCCAAGCAGTGCCGAGCATCGCGCCCAGCGCGGCGGCGGCGTATTTCCACAAGACCGAATGTTTCTGCTTTACCCAGCAAGTGCTGCAGCCCGGTCAACGGATCGAGATGCCGGTACGTTTCATCGTTGACCGTGACATGCCCAAGGATGTGAAGCACCTGACGCTGTCCTACACGCTGTTCGATATCACCGCCCGACATCCACCGGTCGCAGTAAACACTGGCGGTTGA
- the ctaD gene encoding cytochrome c oxidase subunit I: MSAVIDDHGHADHAHGPAKGLMRWVLTTNHKDIGTLYLWFAFSMFLLGGSFAMVIRAELFQPGLQIVQPEFFNQMTTMHGLVMVFGAVMPAFVGLANWMIPLMVGAPDMALPRMNNFSFWLLPAAFILLVSTLFTPGGGPNFGWTFYAPLSTTYAPESVTFFIFAIHLMGISSIMGAINVIATILNLRAPGMTLMKMPLFVWTWLITAFLLIAVMPVLAGCVTMMLMDIHFGTSFFSAAGGGDPVLFQHVFWFFGHPEVYIMILPAFGAVSSIIPTFSRKPLFGYTSMVYATASIAFLSFIVWAHHMFVVGIPLVGELFFMYATLLIAVPTGVKVFNWASTMWQGSLTFETPMLFAVAFVILFSIGGFSGLMLAIAPADFQYQDTYFVVAHFHYVLVPGAIFGIFASAYYWMPKWTGHMYDETLGKLHFWLSFIGMNMAFFPMHFVGLAGMPRRIPDYNLQFADFNMVSSIGAFMFGTTQLFFLFIVIKTIRGGPPAPAKPWDGAEGLEWSIPSPAPYHTFTTPPEVK, encoded by the coding sequence ATGAGCGCCGTAATCGATGACCACGGTCATGCCGACCACGCCCACGGCCCTGCCAAAGGCCTGATGCGTTGGGTGTTGACCACCAACCACAAGGACATCGGCACGCTGTACCTGTGGTTCGCGTTTTCCATGTTCCTGCTCGGCGGCTCGTTCGCGATGGTGATTCGCGCCGAGCTGTTCCAGCCGGGCCTGCAAATCGTCCAGCCGGAATTTTTCAACCAGATGACCACCATGCACGGTCTGGTGATGGTTTTCGGTGCGGTGATGCCGGCCTTCGTCGGCCTCGCCAACTGGATGATTCCGCTGATGGTCGGTGCGCCGGACATGGCGTTGCCACGGATGAACAACTTCAGCTTCTGGCTGTTGCCGGCGGCGTTCATCCTGCTGGTGTCGACCCTGTTCACCCCCGGTGGCGGGCCGAACTTCGGCTGGACGTTCTACGCACCGCTATCGACGACATACGCGCCGGAAAGCGTGACGTTCTTCATCTTCGCCATCCACTTGATGGGGATCAGTTCGATCATGGGAGCGATCAACGTGATCGCCACCATCCTCAACCTGCGCGCCCCCGGCATGACGCTGATGAAAATGCCGCTGTTCGTCTGGACCTGGCTGATCACCGCGTTCCTGCTGATCGCGGTGATGCCGGTACTGGCCGGTTGCGTGACGATGATGCTGATGGACATCCACTTTGGCACCAGTTTCTTCAGTGCCGCCGGTGGTGGTGACCCGGTGCTGTTCCAGCACGTGTTCTGGTTCTTCGGTCACCCCGAGGTGTACATCATGATCCTGCCGGCCTTCGGTGCCGTCAGCTCGATCATCCCGACCTTCTCGCGCAAGCCGCTGTTCGGCTACACCTCGATGGTCTACGCCACGGCGAGTATTGCGTTCCTGTCGTTCATCGTCTGGGCGCACCACATGTTCGTGGTCGGCATTCCGCTGGTGGGCGAGTTGTTCTTCATGTACGCCACGTTGCTGATCGCGGTGCCGACCGGGGTGAAAGTGTTCAACTGGGCCAGCACCATGTGGCAAGGCTCGCTGACCTTCGAGACGCCGATGCTATTTGCGGTGGCGTTCGTGATCCTGTTCTCCATCGGCGGTTTCTCCGGTTTGATGCTGGCCATCGCCCCGGCGGACTTCCAGTACCAGGACACCTACTTCGTGGTCGCGCACTTCCACTATGTATTGGTGCCGGGTGCGATCTTCGGGATCTTCGCCTCGGCCTATTACTGGATGCCGAAGTGGACCGGGCACATGTACGACGAAACCCTGGGCAAGCTGCATTTCTGGCTGTCGTTCATCGGCATGAACATGGCTTTCTTCCCGATGCACTTCGTGGGCCTGGCGGGCATGCCGCGGCGGATTCCGGACTACAACCTGCAATTCGCCGACTTCAACATGGTGTCGTCGATCGGCGCGTTCATGTTCGGCACCACGCAGCTGTTCTTCCTGTTCATCGTGATCAAGACCATTCGCGGCGGCCCGCCTGCACCGGCCAAACCGTGGGACGGGGCGGAAGGCCTGGAGTGGAGCATTCCGTCACCGGCGCCGTATCACACCTTTACAACGCCGCCGGAAGTGAAATGA
- a CDS encoding tyrosine-protein phosphatase has translation MPLPRFIPAMCLSLVALFNFTPALADDGTSPRPAEWAQSVEVQYNLYQMSPTLYRSAMPDQGAVPLLKRLKVGTVITFLPESDSRWLSTPDITQVQLPYRTNHVDDADILKALRTIQTAEANGPVLMHCKHGSDRTGLIAAMYRVVVQGWSKEDALSEMTQGGFDDSTHFKDGVRYMMQADVDKLREALANGDCSTSPFAACSMKNWFQSAHLQ, from the coding sequence ATGCCCCTACCGCGTTTTATCCCAGCGATGTGCCTGTCGCTGGTCGCACTGTTCAACTTTACGCCTGCACTGGCTGACGACGGCACTTCGCCGCGCCCGGCAGAGTGGGCTCAATCGGTCGAGGTGCAATACAACCTCTATCAAATGTCCCCGACGCTCTATCGGAGCGCCATGCCGGACCAGGGAGCGGTGCCTTTACTGAAACGACTCAAGGTGGGGACAGTCATCACGTTTCTGCCCGAATCGGATTCGCGCTGGCTGAGTACGCCTGATATCACCCAAGTACAACTGCCCTATCGCACCAACCATGTAGATGACGCAGACATACTCAAGGCCCTGCGCACCATTCAAACCGCCGAAGCCAACGGCCCGGTGCTGATGCACTGCAAGCACGGCTCTGACCGCACCGGCCTGATCGCGGCCATGTACAGGGTGGTGGTGCAAGGTTGGAGCAAGGAGGACGCGCTGAGCGAAATGACTCAGGGTGGCTTTGATGACAGCACCCACTTCAAGGACGGGGTTCGTTACATGATGCAGGCGGATGTCGACAAATTGCGCGAGGCGTTGGCCAACGGCGATTGCAGCACAAGTCCATTTGCAGCGTGTTCAATGAAAAACTGGTTCCAGTCGGCTCATCTTCAGTAG
- a CDS encoding SulP family inorganic anion transporter, translating into MRAAQLKAVLPRELLASVVVFLVALPLCMGIAIASGLPPAKGLITGIVGGLVVGWLAGSPLQVSGPAAGLAVLVFELVRQHGVAMLGPILLLAGFLQLVAGRLKLGCWFRVTAPAVVYGMLAGIGVLIVLSQVHVMLDAAPKPSGLDNLTAFPGAVAQALPSFGWQAGLLGLSTIAVMWLWEKFRPHSLRFVPGALLGVGLATIASLVLALPVKRVEVPANLAEAIDWLRPADLLNLADPSLLIAAFAVAFIASAETLLSAAAVDRMHSGQRSDFDRELSAQGVGNMLCGLLGALPMTGVIVRSSANVQAGATTRYSTIFHGLWLLAFVLLLSSVLQSIPVASLAGVLVYTGFKLVDLKAFRGLGRYGRMPMFTYAATALAIIFTDLLTGVLIGFGLTLVKLALKASRLKISLIDLPQDGEMELRLVGAATFLKVPALTKVLGSIAPGTTVHVPLNNLSYIDHSCLELLEEWGRANAAKGSKLLIESRGLKRRLEGRVRTNIGIGAAG; encoded by the coding sequence ATGCGTGCTGCGCAACTCAAAGCTGTTCTGCCACGGGAGCTGTTGGCTTCGGTGGTGGTGTTTCTGGTCGCCCTGCCCTTGTGCATGGGCATTGCCATCGCCTCAGGACTACCGCCAGCCAAAGGCCTGATCACCGGGATCGTCGGGGGTTTGGTCGTGGGCTGGTTGGCGGGTTCTCCGCTGCAAGTCAGCGGGCCCGCGGCGGGTTTGGCGGTTCTGGTGTTCGAACTGGTGCGCCAGCACGGCGTGGCCATGCTCGGGCCGATCCTGTTGCTGGCGGGTTTTCTGCAACTGGTGGCCGGGCGCTTGAAGCTCGGTTGCTGGTTTCGGGTCACGGCGCCAGCGGTGGTGTACGGCATGCTCGCCGGAATTGGCGTGCTGATCGTACTTTCGCAGGTGCATGTGATGCTCGACGCAGCGCCGAAACCGTCCGGCCTGGATAACCTCACGGCGTTTCCCGGTGCGGTGGCCCAGGCATTGCCATCGTTCGGTTGGCAGGCCGGTTTGCTCGGTCTATCGACCATTGCCGTGATGTGGCTGTGGGAAAAATTCCGCCCGCATTCATTGCGCTTCGTCCCCGGAGCGTTGCTTGGGGTGGGTCTGGCGACAATCGCCAGTCTGGTGCTGGCATTGCCGGTCAAACGTGTTGAGGTCCCGGCGAACCTGGCGGAGGCGATTGACTGGCTGCGCCCGGCGGACCTGCTCAACCTCGCCGACCCGAGCCTGCTGATCGCTGCATTCGCGGTGGCGTTCATCGCCAGCGCCGAAACCTTGCTGTCCGCCGCGGCCGTGGACCGCATGCACAGCGGCCAACGTTCTGACTTTGATCGCGAACTGTCAGCCCAAGGCGTGGGCAACATGCTCTGCGGCTTGCTCGGCGCGTTGCCGATGACCGGGGTGATCGTGCGCAGTTCGGCCAACGTCCAGGCCGGTGCCACCACCCGCTACTCGACGATTTTCCATGGCCTCTGGCTGCTGGCGTTCGTGTTGTTGCTGTCGAGTGTGCTGCAAAGCATTCCGGTGGCGAGCCTGGCCGGTGTACTGGTTTATACGGGTTTCAAACTGGTCGACCTCAAGGCCTTCCGCGGTCTGGGTCGCTATGGCCGGATGCCGATGTTCACCTACGCCGCGACGGCCTTGGCGATCATCTTCACTGACTTGTTGACCGGCGTACTGATCGGTTTCGGCCTGACCCTGGTGAAACTGGCGCTGAAGGCTTCACGGTTGAAAATCAGCCTGATCGATCTACCCCAGGACGGCGAGATGGAGTTGCGTCTGGTGGGTGCGGCGACGTTTCTCAAAGTGCCGGCGTTGACCAAAGTACTGGGCAGCATTGCACCGGGCACGACGGTGCATGTGCCGCTCAATAACCTGAGCTACATCGATCATTCGTGTCTGGAATTGCTGGAGGAATGGGGTCGGGCGAATGCGGCCAAAGGCTCGAAGCTGTTGATCGAGTCGCGGGGGTTGAAGCGCAGGTTGGAGGGGCGAGTGCGGACTAATATCGGTATAGGCGCGGCAGGCTAA
- the coxB gene encoding cytochrome c oxidase subunit II has protein sequence MMRHPHVWMGLLLWSIFSQAQAAWTVNMAPGATEISHAVFDLHMTIFWICVVIGIIVFGAMFWSMILHRRSTGQVAAKFHESTTVEILWTIVPFIILVAMAVPATATLIKMYDASEPDIDIQVTGYQWKWHYKYLGQDVEFFSNLATPADQIHNKEAKGEHYLLEVDKPLVLPIGAKVRFLVTSADVIHSWWVPAFAVKRDAIPGFVNEAWTRIEKPGIYRGQCAELCGKDHGFMPIVVEVKEKADYEKWLGERKAEAAQLKELTSKEWTLDELKERGDKVYHTTCVACHQAEGQGLPPMFPALKGSKIATGPKDAHLSIVFHGKPGTAMAAFGKQLSEVDIAAVVTYERNAWGNNKGDMVTPKEVLELKQAESK, from the coding sequence ATGATGCGACATCCACATGTCTGGATGGGCCTCCTGTTGTGGTCGATTTTCAGTCAGGCGCAAGCGGCCTGGACTGTGAATATGGCGCCTGGAGCGACTGAAATCAGTCACGCTGTTTTTGACCTGCACATGACCATTTTCTGGATCTGTGTAGTGATCGGCATCATCGTTTTTGGCGCCATGTTCTGGTCGATGATCCTGCATCGCCGCTCGACCGGGCAGGTGGCCGCCAAATTCCATGAAAGCACCACCGTCGAAATTCTCTGGACCATCGTGCCCTTCATCATTCTGGTGGCCATGGCGGTTCCCGCGACGGCGACCCTGATCAAGATGTACGACGCCAGTGAGCCGGATATCGATATCCAGGTCACCGGCTATCAATGGAAATGGCACTACAAATACCTGGGCCAGGACGTTGAGTTCTTCAGCAACCTGGCCACTCCCGCCGACCAGATCCACAACAAGGAAGCCAAGGGCGAGCACTACTTGCTCGAAGTCGACAAGCCGTTGGTGCTGCCGATTGGCGCCAAGGTGCGCTTCCTCGTGACCTCCGCTGACGTGATCCACTCCTGGTGGGTGCCGGCCTTCGCGGTCAAGCGCGATGCGATCCCGGGGTTCGTCAACGAAGCCTGGACCCGCATCGAAAAGCCCGGCATCTACCGCGGCCAGTGCGCCGAGCTGTGCGGCAAGGACCATGGGTTCATGCCGATCGTGGTTGAGGTCAAGGAAAAGGCCGACTACGAAAAATGGCTGGGCGAGCGCAAGGCTGAAGCCGCACAACTCAAAGAGCTGACCAGCAAGGAATGGACCCTCGACGAGCTCAAGGAGCGCGGCGACAAGGTTTATCACACCACTTGCGTGGCCTGTCACCAGGCTGAAGGCCAGGGTCTGCCGCCGATGTTCCCGGCGCTCAAGGGCTCGAAAATCGCCACCGGACCAAAAGACGCGCACCTGAGCATTGTCTTCCATGGCAAGCCCGGCACCGCCATGGCGGCGTTCGGCAAGCAGTTGTCGGAAGTCGATATCGCAGCGGTCGTGACCTATGAACGTAACGCCTGGGGCAACAACAAGGGCGACATGGTCACGCCAAAAGAAGTGCTGGAGCTGAAACAGGCGGAAAGCAAATGA
- a CDS encoding cytochrome c oxidase subunit 3: protein MATHEHYYVPAQSKWPIIATVGMFVTVFGLATWFNDLKAARPESHGPLIFFVGGLLLAYMLFGWFGTVIKESRGGLYSAQMDRSFRWGMSWFIFSEVMFFIAFFGALFYVRHVSGPALGGEGAKGIAHMLWPNFEFTWPLLNNPDSKLFPPPKEVISPWGLPLLNTVLLVSSSVTVTIAHHALKKGHRGALKIWLAITVLLGCAFLGFQAEEYMHAYHELGLTLGSGIYGATFFMLTGFHGAHVTIGTIILFVMLMRIMRGHFDNEHQFGFEAASWYWHFVDVVWIGLFVFVYVL, encoded by the coding sequence ATGGCAACTCATGAACATTATTACGTTCCGGCCCAGAGCAAATGGCCGATCATCGCCACGGTCGGGATGTTCGTCACGGTGTTCGGCCTGGCCACCTGGTTCAACGACCTGAAAGCGGCGCGGCCTGAATCTCACGGCCCGCTGATCTTTTTCGTCGGTGGCCTGCTGCTGGCCTACATGCTGTTCGGCTGGTTCGGCACGGTTATCAAGGAAAGTCGCGGCGGCTTGTACAGCGCGCAGATGGACCGTTCATTCCGCTGGGGCATGAGCTGGTTCATCTTCTCGGAGGTGATGTTCTTCATTGCCTTCTTCGGCGCGCTGTTTTATGTGCGCCATGTTTCCGGGCCGGCCCTCGGTGGCGAAGGCGCCAAAGGCATCGCCCACATGCTGTGGCCGAACTTCGAGTTCACCTGGCCGCTGCTGAACAACCCGGATTCCAAACTCTTTCCGCCACCCAAGGAAGTCATCAGCCCTTGGGGCCTGCCGCTGCTCAACACCGTGTTGCTGGTCAGTTCCAGCGTCACCGTGACCATCGCCCACCACGCCTTGAAAAAGGGTCATCGCGGCGCGCTCAAGATTTGGCTGGCGATCACCGTGTTGCTGGGCTGTGCGTTCCTCGGTTTTCAGGCCGAAGAGTACATGCACGCCTACCACGAACTGGGCCTGACCCTGGGTTCGGGCATCTATGGCGCCACGTTCTTCATGCTCACCGGGTTCCACGGCGCGCACGTGACCATCGGCACCATCATCCTGTTCGTGATGCTGATGCGGATCATGCGAGGGCATTTCGACAACGAGCATCAGTTCGGCTTCGAGGCAGCGAGTTGGTACTGGCACTTCGTGGACGTGGTGTGGATCGGGCTGTTCGTTTTCGTCTACGTGCTGTAG
- a CDS encoding YheV family putative zinc ribbon protein, producing MSEGPVITKRRFIAGAVCPACSEPDKLMMWNEDSVPHRECVACGYSDTLNEQGLSVPKELGTRVNTSALKAPDTKVQAVQFFPNPKLKKKTDEQH from the coding sequence ATGAGTGAGGGTCCTGTGATTACCAAACGACGCTTTATCGCCGGCGCGGTCTGCCCGGCTTGCAGTGAGCCGGACAAGTTGATGATGTGGAATGAAGACAGCGTGCCACATCGCGAGTGTGTGGCCTGCGGCTATTCCGATACGCTGAATGAACAAGGTCTGTCGGTGCCCAAGGAGTTGGGCACCCGGGTCAACACGTCCGCCCTGAAAGCACCGGACACCAAGGTTCAGGCTGTGCAGTTTTTCCCGAACCCGAAGCTGAAAAAGAAAACTGACGAACAGCATTGA
- a CDS encoding SURF1 family protein, with translation MKRFRPGIVPTLVVALLLPLLVSLGFWQLSRGAEKSALLQSYSERRAAEPMASTELQHSADPAFRRVRLHGQFDGAHSLLLDNRQRNGKVGVELLQPFQDQATGLWLLVNRGWLPWPDRRTPPQFTTPTQALSLDAWVYVSPGATFQLHADSDSATWPQLVTAVDPAKLWTSLGREGFAYELRAETGPATYQADWPVVAMGPEKHIAYAVQWFAMSIALFGLYLYLGWHNAKEKHHGSGHESTQHV, from the coding sequence ATGAAGCGCTTCCGGCCGGGCATCGTGCCGACACTGGTGGTCGCCCTGCTGCTGCCGCTGCTGGTGTCGCTCGGGTTCTGGCAATTGAGCCGGGGCGCGGAGAAAAGCGCGCTACTGCAAAGCTACAGCGAGCGCCGGGCTGCCGAGCCGATGGCCAGCACCGAACTGCAACACAGCGCCGATCCAGCCTTCCGCCGGGTTCGTCTGCACGGTCAGTTCGATGGCGCCCACAGTCTGTTGCTGGATAACCGCCAGCGTAACGGCAAGGTTGGCGTCGAGTTGCTGCAACCTTTCCAGGATCAGGCGACCGGACTCTGGTTGCTGGTCAATCGTGGCTGGCTGCCGTGGCCGGACCGGCGTACACCGCCGCAATTCACCACCCCGACTCAGGCCTTGAGCCTCGACGCCTGGGTTTACGTCTCCCCCGGCGCAACCTTCCAGCTCCACGCCGATTCCGACAGCGCGACCTGGCCGCAACTGGTCACGGCGGTTGACCCGGCAAAACTCTGGACGTCCCTCGGCCGCGAAGGCTTCGCCTACGAATTACGCGCAGAAACCGGGCCGGCGACTTACCAGGCCGATTGGCCGGTCGTTGCCATGGGCCCGGAAAAACACATCGCTTATGCCGTGCAGTGGTTCGCCATGTCGATCGCTCTGTTCGGTCTCTATCTCTACCTCGGCTGGCACAACGCAAAGGAGAAACACCATGGGAGCGGCCATGAATCCACCCAGCATGTCTGA
- a CDS encoding carbonic anhydrase translates to MSDKDKQPLAASASAQPEAETADAALKHIVDGFLHFHHEIFPQQEELFKKLATAQQPRAMFITCADSRIVPELITHSSPGDLFVTRNVGNVVPPYGQMNGGVSTAIEYAVLALGVQHIIICGHSDCGAMRAVLNPDSLEKMPTVKAWLRHAEVAKTMVHDNCNCADENETMHILTEENVIAQLQHLRTHPSVASRMANGHLFIHGWVYDIETSEIKAYDADQGCFLPLNGSLPIPVATPKARF, encoded by the coding sequence ATGAGTGACAAGGATAAACAGCCGTTGGCTGCGTCGGCTTCTGCCCAACCCGAGGCGGAAACCGCCGATGCAGCGTTGAAGCATATCGTTGACGGCTTCTTGCATTTTCATCATGAGATCTTTCCGCAGCAGGAAGAACTCTTCAAAAAACTCGCCACGGCGCAACAGCCAAGGGCGATGTTCATTACCTGCGCCGATTCGCGCATCGTGCCTGAACTGATCACCCACAGCTCGCCTGGCGACCTGTTCGTGACCCGCAATGTCGGCAACGTCGTACCGCCTTACGGGCAGATGAATGGTGGCGTTTCCACCGCCATCGAGTATGCGGTGCTAGCGCTGGGTGTGCAGCACATCATCATCTGCGGTCATTCCGATTGCGGCGCGATGCGGGCGGTGCTCAACCCCGACAGCCTGGAAAAAATGCCCACGGTCAAAGCCTGGTTACGGCATGCGGAAGTCGCCAAAACCATGGTGCACGACAACTGCAATTGCGCCGATGAAAACGAGACCATGCATATCCTCACTGAGGAGAATGTCATCGCTCAATTGCAGCACTTGCGCACCCATCCCTCGGTAGCCTCGCGCATGGCGAACGGTCATCTGTTCATCCATGGCTGGGTCTACGACATCGAGACCAGCGAAATCAAAGCCTACGACGCCGATCAGGGATGTTTCCTGCCACTCAATGGCAGCCTGCCCATTCCGGTGGCGACGCCCAAAGCGCGCTTCTAA
- a CDS encoding twin transmembrane helix small protein, with protein MLKAAIVLMLIATVVSLFSGLFFLVKDDSSSNRLVIALSVRVALAAITVGLIAWGFFSGQLVSHAPW; from the coding sequence ATGCTCAAAGCAGCCATCGTCCTGATGCTGATTGCCACGGTTGTCAGCCTGTTCAGCGGCCTGTTTTTTCTGGTCAAGGACGACAGCAGCTCGAACCGCCTCGTCATTGCCCTGAGTGTTCGTGTAGCGCTGGCCGCCATTACCGTCGGCTTGATCGCCTGGGGTTTTTTCAGCGGCCAGTTGGTTTCCCACGCCCCTTGGTAG
- a CDS encoding PA0069 family radical SAM protein: MATPLPPRGRGTASNPHNRFAPSRSVAEDDGWYQEAPVTQGTEVRIETAKTIITKNNSPDLPFDRSINPYRGCEHGCIYCYARPSHAYWDMSPGLDFETKLIAKTNAVDVLEQQLSKRGYQCAPINLGSNTDPYQPIEREYKITRQTLEVLLRYRHPVTIVTKGSLILRDLDLLAELAEQRLVAVMISLTTLDDELKRILEPRAAAPKARLRAIRVMREAGIPVGVLCSPMIPMINDSELESLLTEAQAAGAQSAAYMMLRLPLEVAPLFEEWLAAHYPQRAAHVLSLIRQSRGGELYDSRFGARMRGEGPFADLLAQRFAKTIKRLGLNRREGFNLDCDAFCPPGRQMSLI; the protein is encoded by the coding sequence ATGGCCACTCCTCTGCCTCCCCGCGGTCGCGGCACTGCCTCCAATCCGCACAACCGCTTTGCTCCGAGTCGCTCGGTGGCCGAGGACGACGGCTGGTATCAGGAAGCGCCGGTGACTCAAGGCACTGAAGTGCGCATCGAGACGGCAAAAACCATCATCACCAAAAACAACTCACCGGACCTGCCCTTCGATCGTTCGATCAATCCCTATCGCGGTTGCGAGCACGGTTGCATTTATTGCTATGCACGGCCCAGCCACGCTTACTGGGACATGTCGCCGGGGCTGGATTTCGAGACCAAGCTGATCGCCAAAACCAACGCTGTGGATGTGCTGGAGCAGCAGCTGTCCAAACGCGGCTATCAATGTGCGCCGATCAACCTCGGCTCCAATACCGACCCGTATCAGCCGATCGAGCGTGAATACAAGATCACCCGGCAAACCCTCGAAGTGCTGTTGCGCTACAGACATCCGGTGACCATCGTCACGAAAGGGTCGCTGATCCTTCGTGATCTCGACCTATTGGCGGAGCTCGCCGAACAAAGGCTGGTGGCGGTGATGATCAGCCTGACCACCCTGGACGACGAGCTGAAACGCATCCTCGAACCTCGTGCCGCCGCGCCCAAGGCCCGATTGCGGGCCATCAGGGTCATGCGCGAGGCGGGCATTCCGGTCGGTGTGCTGTGTTCACCGATGATTCCAATGATCAACGACAGCGAACTCGAAAGCCTGCTGACCGAAGCCCAGGCGGCCGGGGCGCAAAGCGCTGCCTACATGATGTTGCGCCTGCCACTGGAAGTGGCACCGCTGTTCGAAGAATGGCTGGCCGCCCACTATCCGCAACGGGCTGCGCATGTCCTGAGCCTGATTCGCCAGAGCCGTGGCGGCGAACTCTACGACAGTCGCTTTGGCGCACGGATGCGCGGCGAAGGACCGTTTGCCGACCTGCTGGCGCAGCGCTTTGCCAAGACCATCAAGCGGCTGGGGCTCAATCGCCGGGAAGGCTTCAACCTGGACTGCGACGCCTTTTGTCCGCCGGGTCGCCAAATGTCGTTGATTTGA